A region from the Neurospora crassa OR74A linkage group V, whole genome shotgun sequence genome encodes:
- a CDS encoding SH3 domain-containing protein, with protein sequence MVPAPPPVPTRFPCWVRAVYSWGGENKRDLGFIEGDLIECLNAGDGSWWTGRLWRDRRAIGVFPSNFVELMPENFRPTSRSTSPMASSNSPSPSGTPQKSRTFRKPFEAYSKAPHYTTAKVPETYKDGSVSRPPRAGSIRPRSRGPIGHPGGREGGHGYGYPHGGPHPPSHGGRAPSPAPFRAASPNPYRAPSPAPYPVPIPPPLAGSPAPTGPFRAASPSPYREASPAPYRPRASSPAPYVPSPAPYHPHSHSPSPAPLRNTSPSRSRSPYKHQLDYRGTPPIRDASPARAYSPMRAHSPAPPSPAPSYRPYRPPQLQDGQYQEGGPGGGDSPPPPPPPHRNPISRHGSKNSYNGDQHSQYQPQYYEDIPRPNSTAPYNQSYNGYPMARTPSPCPPSPAASGAMTPSPLREAMDDVMEQLDVLSGGGKLPRDGSPEPLDPWAPEAFEEIHQKSRKARDKRPQSTLLIDEGYETYSGTGSSLVGPTSKPPQPQDEPSRLPQLSNYVERMESRLRTMHQHSASMNNITEGPPPPPKSPFMNRPKSSIESRVAADPRLRKKKSSYDMGRQTLDRSSTTKTTSTNASDAPSNVTYSSTTTDSTNRSLMSGVSAGGISATSAGSLARKNRIRAHSALSIREESDRPETPFTGITYHSSHASENVHMQPKSRTDLGQEDSMGNLGGLVTPKPKKQNFIKRILESAKTGVANSRNSIASAGSSSPTKSATNPLSALSGGPSLLPAKNIGREGMGSGVDWVQVRRDVNRSNSLSQNERTERKERCQMLDHPALNPVEELYNSIDGDEGADGMPVQEPFNYLTINLSQVDKNSRFVASLPPTTTAASLAATYVCRPYHSDVQRLRAIFTWVSEKVCWEEDFEGPIDTRRVIHSRRGCSEEFAVLVAEMCEAVGLHCEVVRGYLKSPGEIPDANIVPRPNHWWNAVIVDNEWRMMDTCLASPSFPRRALYSSWNSSQADPWWFLARPTEICWTHIPEHHEQQHICPPVAHEVLLNLPCACPPYFKHGLDMFDYNTSLIRIEDLEMVHIKFNVPADVEIAAEVETRALTKDNDGDVFESGEVVKKRALAQAEWFGGVKRYTVKALLPGDEGTGTLKIYAGKRGLMHSIKDIPHPLAFALPIIHTGENPPYEFVTRHPTPHAQRHDLYIVQPQCQRLALNNTFVFIIRQHPSSSSTSDGPMSPSITSGSASPIPFHRPSSAMSMTSSAAGGSQPSTTAGGSGNSSSSSSKKPAKLAIQTPGGKILRLMRKEDRGNGRGTGIGFGSRAAAQAAAEPGEEGDGGTWETIIKCSERGTWRGLVLADRTARWCVFAEWVCQ encoded by the exons ATGGTtcccgcaccaccaccagtccCGACGCGGTTCCCTTGTTGGGTTCGGGCTGTCTACTCGTGGGGAGGAGAG AACAAACGCGACCTCGGTTTCATCGAAGGCGACCTAATAGAATGTCTCAACGCCGGCGACGGCTCATGGTGGACGGGGAGGCTATGGCGCGACAGGAGGGCAATTGGCGTCTTCCCCTCCAACTTCGTCGAGCTGATGCCCGAAAACTTCAGGCCGACAAGCAGATCCACGAGCCCCATGGCTTCCAGCAACTCGCCCAGTCCCAGCGGCACCCCGCAAAAGTCGAGGACCTTTCGGAAACCCTTCGAGGCCTACTCAAAGGCTCCCCATTATACGACAGCAAAAGTCCCCGAGACCTACAAGGATGGCTCTGTAAGCCGACCCCCGCGCGCTGGCTCGATTCGACCACGATCACGAGGACCCATAGGGCACccaggaggaagagagggcgGGCATGGCTACGGATATCCCCACGGCGGTCCTCACCCGCCTAGCCATGGAGGGAGGGCACCGTCACCGGCACCATTCAGAGCTGCGTCGCCGAATCCCTACCGAGCACCCTCTCCGGCTCCGTATCCGGTACCGATACCGCCGCCTCTAGCCGGGTCACCAGCACCGACAGGACCCTTCCGGGCAGCATCACCGTCGCCGTACAGGGAAGCATCGCCAGCACCATACCGCCCCCGAGCTTCGTCGCCCGCCCCATACGTGCCCTCCCCCGCGCCATACCACCCCCATTCGCACTCACCGTCACCGGCACCGCTCCGAAACACATCGCCATCCAGGTCACGATCTCCTTACAAGCATCAGCTGGATTACAGGGGAACACCACCAATCAGAGATGCGTCGCCGGCCAGAGCGTATTCGCCAATGAGAGCTCACTCCCCCGCGCCGCCATCGCCAGCACCCTCGTACAGGCCCTACCGACCTCCCCAGCTCCAGGATGGCCAATATCAGGAAGGAGGTCCCGGGGGAGGGGATTCACCGCCTCCACCGCCCCCTCCGCACCGCAACCCCATTTCACGACATGGATCCAAAAACTCCTACAACGGGGACCAGCATTCACAATATCAACCACAATACTATGAGGATATACCAAGACCAAATTCCACGGCTCCATACAACCAGAGTTACAATGGCTACCCAATGGCAAGGACACCGTCACCATGCCCTCCTTCACCGGCGGCATCAGGGGCTATGACTCCATCACCGTTGAGAGAGGCCATGGATGATGTGATGGAGCAGTTGGACGTGttgagcggcggcggtaaaCTTCCTCGCGATGGATCTCCGGAGCCTCTCGACCCCTGGGCGCCCGAGGCTTTTGAAGAAATTCACCAAAAATCGAGGAAGGCTCGGGATAAACGACCTCAAAGTACCCTGTTAATCGACGAGGGATACGAAACATACAGTGGGACTGGCTCGAGCTTGGTAGGACCGACGTCCAAACCGCCCCAACCACAAGATGAGCCATCACGCCTCCCACAGTTAAGTAACTACGTCGAGAGGATGGAATCCAGGTTGAGGACCATGCACCAGCATAGCGCCAGCATGAATAACATTACTGAAggcccccctcctcctcctaaaAGTCCGTTCATGAACAGGCCAAAGTCATCAATCGAGTCCCGAGTGGCGGCAGACCCAAGGCTTAGGAAAAAGAAGTCATCATATGATATGGGACGACAGACTCTTGATCGAAGTTCGACCACCAAAACCACGTCGACTAATGCATCCGATGCCCCAAGCAATGTCACCTATTCCTCGACAACAACTGACAGTACTAATCGGAGTCTGATGAGTGGTGTTTCAGCGGGGGGCATAAGCGCCACGAGTGCTGGAAGCTTGGCAAGGAAGAACCGAATTAGGGCTCACAGTGCGCTCAGCATCCGGGAGGAATCCGACCGCCCAGAAACTCCGTTTACGGGGATAACGTACCACAGCAGCCATGCTTCGGAGAATGTGCATATGCAACCAAAGTCCCGTACCGACCTTGGCCAAGAGGACTCGATGGGTAACCTGGGAGGCCTTGTTACCCCAAAACCGAAGAAGCAGAACTTTATCAAGCGAATTCTCGAGTCCGCCAAGACCGGGGTTGCCAACAGCAGAAATAGCATTGCTTCTGCAGGGTCATCCTCACCGACTAAATCAGCGACAAATCCGCTTTCTGCTCTATCTGGAGGTCCGTCCCTGTTACCAGCGAAGAATATTGGGAGGGAAGGCATGGGCAGTGGTGTTGACTGGGTCCAGGTTCGGCGAGACGTCAACCGTTCCAACTCTTTGAGCCAGAACGAGCGTACGGAACGAAAGGAAAGATGTCAAATGCTGGACCATCCAGCTTTGAATCCCGTGGAGGAACTGTACAACAGCATCGATGGCGATGAGGGCGCCGATGGAATGCCCGTCCAGGAGCCCTTCAACTATCTAACTATTAACCTGAGCCAGGTCGACAAGAACTCCCGCTTTGTGGCCAGCCTGCCCCCCACCACGACGGCCGCATCGCTTGCGGCTACCTACGTTTGCCGGCCATACCATAGCGATGTTCAGCGCCTACGTGCCATCTTCACCTGGGTTTCCGAGAAGGTTTGCTGGGAGGAGGACTTTGAGGGGCCTATCGACACGCGACGGGTTATTCACTCGAGGCGTGGATGCTCCGAAGAGTTTGCGGTTCTCGTTGCGGAGATGTGCGAAGCTGTGGGCCTGCATTGTGAGGTCGTCCGCGGTTATCTCAAATCGCCCGGCGAGATCCCTGATGCCAATATTGTTCCCCGTCCCAACCACTGGTGGAATGCGGTGATTGTTGACAACGAGTGGAGGATGATGGATACCTGTTTGGCGAGCCCGTCCTTCCCACGCCGTGCTCTGTACTCGAGTTGGAACAGCTCTCAAGCGGACCCCTGGTGGTTCCTAGCACGCCCTACCGAGATCTGCTGGACGCATATCCCCGAACACcacgaacaacaacacatcTGCCCGCCCGTTGCTCACGAGGTCCTACTCAATTTGCCCTGTGCCTGCCCACCATACTTCAAGCACGGTCTGGACATGTTTGACTACAACACCTCTCTGATCAGGATCGAGGATCTCGAAATGGTGCACATCAAGTTCAACGTGCCAGCTGATGTCGAAATTGCCGCAGAGGTCGAGACTCGCGCCCTCACCAAGGATAACGACGGTGATGTCTTTGAGTCTGGCGAAGTAGTCAAGAAACGTGCCCTCGCACAGGCAGAGTGGTTCGGAGGCGTCAAGCGCTACACGGTCAAGGCCCTCCTGCCCGGCGATGAAGGCACCGGCACGCTCAAGATCTACGCTGGCAAGCGTGGCCTAATGCACAGCATCAAGGACATCCCACACCCTCTCGCCTTCGCTCTTCCCATCATCCACACGGGCGAAAACCCGCCCTACGAGTTCGTCACCCGCCATCCAACCCCTCACGCCCAGCGCCATGATCTCTACATCGTCCAACCGCAATGCCAGCGCCTCGCCCTCAACAATACcttcgtcttcatcatccgCCAACACCCAAGCTCGAGCTCAACCTCCGACGGCCCCATGTCCCCATCCATTACCTCCGGCAGCGCCTCTCCGATCCCCTTTCATCGCCCTTCCAGCGCCATGAGCATGACCTCGAGCGCAGCCGGTGGTTCCCAGCCCAGCACCACCGCTGGCGGTTctggcaacagcagcagcagcagcagcaagaaacCCGCCAAGCTGGCCATCCAAACCCCCGGCGGCAAGATCCTCCGGCTGATGAGAAAAGAGGACCGCGGAAACGGCAGAGGAACAGGCATCGGGTTCGGGAGTCGGGCGGCCGCGCAAGCAGCGGCCGAGCCGGGCGAGGAAGGGGATGGAGGCACGTGGGAGACCATCATCAAGTGCAGCGAGCGCGGTACATGGAGGGGACTGGTGTTGGCTGATAGGACAGCCAGGTGGTGCGTTTTCGCTGAGTGGGTTTGTCAGTAA
- a CDS encoding SH3 domain-containing protein, variant, whose translation MPENFRPTSRSTSPMASSNSPSPSGTPQKSRTFRKPFEAYSKAPHYTTAKVPETYKDGSVSRPPRAGSIRPRSRGPIGHPGGREGGHGYGYPHGGPHPPSHGGRAPSPAPFRAASPNPYRAPSPAPYPVPIPPPLAGSPAPTGPFRAASPSPYREASPAPYRPRASSPAPYVPSPAPYHPHSHSPSPAPLRNTSPSRSRSPYKHQLDYRGTPPIRDASPARAYSPMRAHSPAPPSPAPSYRPYRPPQLQDGQYQEGGPGGGDSPPPPPPPHRNPISRHGSKNSYNGDQHSQYQPQYYEDIPRPNSTAPYNQSYNGYPMARTPSPCPPSPAASGAMTPSPLREAMDDVMEQLDVLSGGGKLPRDGSPEPLDPWAPEAFEEIHQKSRKARDKRPQSTLLIDEGYETYSGTGSSLVGPTSKPPQPQDEPSRLPQLSNYVERMESRLRTMHQHSASMNNITEGPPPPPKSPFMNRPKSSIESRVAADPRLRKKKSSYDMGRQTLDRSSTTKTTSTNASDAPSNVTYSSTTTDSTNRSLMSGVSAGGISATSAGSLARKNRIRAHSALSIREESDRPETPFTGITYHSSHASENVHMQPKSRTDLGQEDSMGNLGGLVTPKPKKQNFIKRILESAKTGVANSRNSIASAGSSSPTKSATNPLSALSGGPSLLPAKNIGREGMGSGVDWVQVRRDVNRSNSLSQNERTERKERCQMLDHPALNPVEELYNSIDGDEGADGMPVQEPFNYLTINLSQVDKNSRFVASLPPTTTAASLAATYVCRPYHSDVQRLRAIFTWVSEKVCWEEDFEGPIDTRRVIHSRRGCSEEFAVLVAEMCEAVGLHCEVVRGYLKSPGEIPDANIVPRPNHWWNAVIVDNEWRMMDTCLASPSFPRRALYSSWNSSQADPWWFLARPTEICWTHIPEHHEQQHICPPVAHEVLLNLPCACPPYFKHGLDMFDYNTSLIRIEDLEMVHIKFNVPADVEIAAEVETRALTKDNDGDVFESGEVVKKRALAQAEWFGGVKRYTVKALLPGDEGTGTLKIYAGKRGLMHSIKDIPHPLAFALPIIHTGENPPYEFVTRHPTPHAQRHDLYIVQPQCQRLALNNTFVFIIRQHPSSSSTSDGPMSPSITSGSASPIPFHRPSSAMSMTSSAAGGSQPSTTAGGSGNSSSSSSKKPAKLAIQTPGGKILRLMRKEDRGNGRGTGIGFGSRAAAQAAAEPGEEGDGGTWETIIKCSERGTWRGLVLADRTARWCVFAEWVCQ comes from the coding sequence ATGCCCGAAAACTTCAGGCCGACAAGCAGATCCACGAGCCCCATGGCTTCCAGCAACTCGCCCAGTCCCAGCGGCACCCCGCAAAAGTCGAGGACCTTTCGGAAACCCTTCGAGGCCTACTCAAAGGCTCCCCATTATACGACAGCAAAAGTCCCCGAGACCTACAAGGATGGCTCTGTAAGCCGACCCCCGCGCGCTGGCTCGATTCGACCACGATCACGAGGACCCATAGGGCACccaggaggaagagagggcgGGCATGGCTACGGATATCCCCACGGCGGTCCTCACCCGCCTAGCCATGGAGGGAGGGCACCGTCACCGGCACCATTCAGAGCTGCGTCGCCGAATCCCTACCGAGCACCCTCTCCGGCTCCGTATCCGGTACCGATACCGCCGCCTCTAGCCGGGTCACCAGCACCGACAGGACCCTTCCGGGCAGCATCACCGTCGCCGTACAGGGAAGCATCGCCAGCACCATACCGCCCCCGAGCTTCGTCGCCCGCCCCATACGTGCCCTCCCCCGCGCCATACCACCCCCATTCGCACTCACCGTCACCGGCACCGCTCCGAAACACATCGCCATCCAGGTCACGATCTCCTTACAAGCATCAGCTGGATTACAGGGGAACACCACCAATCAGAGATGCGTCGCCGGCCAGAGCGTATTCGCCAATGAGAGCTCACTCCCCCGCGCCGCCATCGCCAGCACCCTCGTACAGGCCCTACCGACCTCCCCAGCTCCAGGATGGCCAATATCAGGAAGGAGGTCCCGGGGGAGGGGATTCACCGCCTCCACCGCCCCCTCCGCACCGCAACCCCATTTCACGACATGGATCCAAAAACTCCTACAACGGGGACCAGCATTCACAATATCAACCACAATACTATGAGGATATACCAAGACCAAATTCCACGGCTCCATACAACCAGAGTTACAATGGCTACCCAATGGCAAGGACACCGTCACCATGCCCTCCTTCACCGGCGGCATCAGGGGCTATGACTCCATCACCGTTGAGAGAGGCCATGGATGATGTGATGGAGCAGTTGGACGTGttgagcggcggcggtaaaCTTCCTCGCGATGGATCTCCGGAGCCTCTCGACCCCTGGGCGCCCGAGGCTTTTGAAGAAATTCACCAAAAATCGAGGAAGGCTCGGGATAAACGACCTCAAAGTACCCTGTTAATCGACGAGGGATACGAAACATACAGTGGGACTGGCTCGAGCTTGGTAGGACCGACGTCCAAACCGCCCCAACCACAAGATGAGCCATCACGCCTCCCACAGTTAAGTAACTACGTCGAGAGGATGGAATCCAGGTTGAGGACCATGCACCAGCATAGCGCCAGCATGAATAACATTACTGAAggcccccctcctcctcctaaaAGTCCGTTCATGAACAGGCCAAAGTCATCAATCGAGTCCCGAGTGGCGGCAGACCCAAGGCTTAGGAAAAAGAAGTCATCATATGATATGGGACGACAGACTCTTGATCGAAGTTCGACCACCAAAACCACGTCGACTAATGCATCCGATGCCCCAAGCAATGTCACCTATTCCTCGACAACAACTGACAGTACTAATCGGAGTCTGATGAGTGGTGTTTCAGCGGGGGGCATAAGCGCCACGAGTGCTGGAAGCTTGGCAAGGAAGAACCGAATTAGGGCTCACAGTGCGCTCAGCATCCGGGAGGAATCCGACCGCCCAGAAACTCCGTTTACGGGGATAACGTACCACAGCAGCCATGCTTCGGAGAATGTGCATATGCAACCAAAGTCCCGTACCGACCTTGGCCAAGAGGACTCGATGGGTAACCTGGGAGGCCTTGTTACCCCAAAACCGAAGAAGCAGAACTTTATCAAGCGAATTCTCGAGTCCGCCAAGACCGGGGTTGCCAACAGCAGAAATAGCATTGCTTCTGCAGGGTCATCCTCACCGACTAAATCAGCGACAAATCCGCTTTCTGCTCTATCTGGAGGTCCGTCCCTGTTACCAGCGAAGAATATTGGGAGGGAAGGCATGGGCAGTGGTGTTGACTGGGTCCAGGTTCGGCGAGACGTCAACCGTTCCAACTCTTTGAGCCAGAACGAGCGTACGGAACGAAAGGAAAGATGTCAAATGCTGGACCATCCAGCTTTGAATCCCGTGGAGGAACTGTACAACAGCATCGATGGCGATGAGGGCGCCGATGGAATGCCCGTCCAGGAGCCCTTCAACTATCTAACTATTAACCTGAGCCAGGTCGACAAGAACTCCCGCTTTGTGGCCAGCCTGCCCCCCACCACGACGGCCGCATCGCTTGCGGCTACCTACGTTTGCCGGCCATACCATAGCGATGTTCAGCGCCTACGTGCCATCTTCACCTGGGTTTCCGAGAAGGTTTGCTGGGAGGAGGACTTTGAGGGGCCTATCGACACGCGACGGGTTATTCACTCGAGGCGTGGATGCTCCGAAGAGTTTGCGGTTCTCGTTGCGGAGATGTGCGAAGCTGTGGGCCTGCATTGTGAGGTCGTCCGCGGTTATCTCAAATCGCCCGGCGAGATCCCTGATGCCAATATTGTTCCCCGTCCCAACCACTGGTGGAATGCGGTGATTGTTGACAACGAGTGGAGGATGATGGATACCTGTTTGGCGAGCCCGTCCTTCCCACGCCGTGCTCTGTACTCGAGTTGGAACAGCTCTCAAGCGGACCCCTGGTGGTTCCTAGCACGCCCTACCGAGATCTGCTGGACGCATATCCCCGAACACcacgaacaacaacacatcTGCCCGCCCGTTGCTCACGAGGTCCTACTCAATTTGCCCTGTGCCTGCCCACCATACTTCAAGCACGGTCTGGACATGTTTGACTACAACACCTCTCTGATCAGGATCGAGGATCTCGAAATGGTGCACATCAAGTTCAACGTGCCAGCTGATGTCGAAATTGCCGCAGAGGTCGAGACTCGCGCCCTCACCAAGGATAACGACGGTGATGTCTTTGAGTCTGGCGAAGTAGTCAAGAAACGTGCCCTCGCACAGGCAGAGTGGTTCGGAGGCGTCAAGCGCTACACGGTCAAGGCCCTCCTGCCCGGCGATGAAGGCACCGGCACGCTCAAGATCTACGCTGGCAAGCGTGGCCTAATGCACAGCATCAAGGACATCCCACACCCTCTCGCCTTCGCTCTTCCCATCATCCACACGGGCGAAAACCCGCCCTACGAGTTCGTCACCCGCCATCCAACCCCTCACGCCCAGCGCCATGATCTCTACATCGTCCAACCGCAATGCCAGCGCCTCGCCCTCAACAATACcttcgtcttcatcatccgCCAACACCCAAGCTCGAGCTCAACCTCCGACGGCCCCATGTCCCCATCCATTACCTCCGGCAGCGCCTCTCCGATCCCCTTTCATCGCCCTTCCAGCGCCATGAGCATGACCTCGAGCGCAGCCGGTGGTTCCCAGCCCAGCACCACCGCTGGCGGTTctggcaacagcagcagcagcagcagcaagaaacCCGCCAAGCTGGCCATCCAAACCCCCGGCGGCAAGATCCTCCGGCTGATGAGAAAAGAGGACCGCGGAAACGGCAGAGGAACAGGCATCGGGTTCGGGAGTCGGGCGGCCGCGCAAGCAGCGGCCGAGCCGGGCGAGGAAGGGGATGGAGGCACGTGGGAGACCATCATCAAGTGCAGCGAGCGCGGTACATGGAGGGGACTGGTGTTGGCTGATAGGACAGCCAGGTGGTGCGTTTTCGCTGAGTGGGTTTGTCAGTAA